One genomic region from Tachysurus vachellii isolate PV-2020 chromosome 22, HZAU_Pvac_v1, whole genome shotgun sequence encodes:
- the tnfrsf1b gene encoding tumor necrosis factor receptor superfamily member 1B — protein MNPWLRSFILFLITSVAKAQSYSLPYEMEGSCRNQTSEYRVRNYCCSKCRAGTRKVSDCTGEKDTVCEDCPAGMYSGMNYYPNCFTCSKCQEDKGMEYARPCTRESDAVCVCKSGWFCLFNDDPCTSCERHTMCSPGKGAVKPGTATENVVCRKCLTGTFSNVTSSETCRSHTRCELQGRTVLRPGNTTTDTVCGPIISTTRTIVVTPHPPITTRSGSSPTKSPTKPNVNPHSSHSVFSVFTTRPPDDVSISLWIGLPVITLLVVLLITAFFIRHRKALLKPTVRDAVEARPCESSAHLCNPTENHVLLADSSSSSDPSTSLSSDSHSQGTGVSQDCLHVEQPTVSSPVVNLSFTATINCQVNPGTGCCSIPISPCVQVPEPEFPLSQEEELCVSCEQEDSKDAIQSVQESGMTKY, from the exons TCCTATTCGCTGCCGTATGAAATGGAAGGATCCTGCAGGAACCAAACTTCCGAATACCGGGTCAGAAACTACTGCTGCAGCAAATGCAGAGCCG GAACCCGAAAAGTGAGCGACTGTACCGGCGAGAAGGACACGGTGTGTGAGGATTGTCCGGCTGGGATGTATTCAGGCATGAATTATTACCCGAACTGCTTCACCTGCAGCAAATGCCAAGAGG ATAAAGGCATGGAATACGCCAGGCCGTGCACCAGGGAAAGtgatgcggtgtgtgtgtgtaagtctgggTGGTTCTGCCTTTTTAACGATGACCCTTGTACTTCGTGTGAAAGGCACACAATGTGTTCACCTGGCAAAGGAGCAGTAAAACCAG GAACTGCTACAGAGAATGTGGTGTGTCGTAAATGTCTCACAGGAACCTTCTCTAATGTAACCAGTAGTGAGACGTGTCGATCACACACTCG GTGTGAGCTCCAGGGCAGGACGGTGCTGCGCCCCGGCAACACCACAACCGACACGGTGTGCGGTCCGATCATAAGCACAACCAGGACCATAGTTGTAACTCCTCACCCTCCCATCACGACCAGGTCCGGTTCTTCACCCACAAAGTCGCCCACGAAGCCTAACGTCAATCCTCACAGCTCACACAGCGTGTTCTCTGTCTTCACAACACGGCCTCCTGATGACGTCTCTATCAGCTTATGGATCG GTCTGCCTGTCATCACGTTGCTGGTGGTTTTGCTGATAACAGCTTTCTTTATTCGTCACAGGAAAG CTCTGCTTAAACCTACGGTCCGCGACGCTGTTGAA GCAAGGCCGTGTGAGAGCTCAGCCCACCTCTGCAACCCGACAGAAAACCATGTACTCTTAGCagatagcagcagcagcagcgaccCATCCACTTCGCTGTCCTCTGACAGCCACAGCCAGGGCACAGGAGTGAGTCAGGACTGCCTTCATGTCGAGCAGCCGACCGTCTCCAGCCCCGTCGTTAACCTCAGCTTCACGGCCACCATTAATTGCCAGGTGAACCCGGGTACTGGCTGCTGCTCCATTCCCATCAGCCCCTGCGTGCAGGTTCCGGAGCCTGAGTTTCCTCTCTCTCAAGAAGAAGAGCTGTGCGTGTCCTGTGAGCAGGAGGACAGTAAAGACGCCATACAGTCAGTGCAAGAGAGTGGGATGACTAAGTACTGA